The following proteins come from a genomic window of Paenibacillus spongiae:
- the sigY gene encoding RNA polymerase sigma factor SigY — MVTTERQTDDEAILKQAVRGDGQALAVLLRDNYTLLYRYMLKVTMNKAMAEDLVQETMLKAIERIGSFQLRSKFSTWLISIGTRLYMDEMRKKKRERNWQNTEQAMQSIRFDAAMRQDEWPEALDALADMPYDIRVPILLKYYYGYAYEEIAKWLDIPVGTVKSRLHNGLKHLRKELSQ, encoded by the coding sequence ATGGTCACAACCGAACGGCAAACGGATGACGAAGCTATATTGAAGCAGGCCGTTCGCGGAGATGGGCAAGCGCTGGCTGTGCTGCTGCGCGACAACTACACTCTATTGTACCGGTATATGCTGAAGGTGACGATGAACAAGGCGATGGCCGAAGACCTCGTCCAGGAGACGATGCTCAAGGCGATTGAGCGAATCGGGTCCTTCCAGTTGCGATCGAAATTTTCCACATGGCTGATTTCGATCGGTACCCGTCTTTATATGGACGAGATGCGCAAGAAAAAGCGCGAGCGCAATTGGCAGAATACCGAGCAGGCGATGCAGTCCATCCGCTTCGATGCGGCCATGAGACAGGATGAATGGCCGGAGGCGCTGGATGCGCTCGCCGACATGCCTTACGATATCCGCGTTCCGATTTTGCTGAAATATTATTACGGATATGCCTACGAGGAGATTGCGAAGTGGCTCGATATACCGGTAGGCACCGTCAAGTCCAGGCTGCATAACGGCCTGAAGCATCTGCGAAAGGAGCTGAGCCAATGA
- a CDS encoding YxlC family protein, protein MRRKNRQDGQGKRNTEEDFRLDSSMPEEDREAEQFEQLVGRHLRQWDDSVMPDVPSLQSLERLASGHRSRLKGRLWRDLLLFWMVSGMILSGLLLLVQRDLKLFVIVQVVVLMAACLFLASSAARKEGRGKWTS, encoded by the coding sequence ATGAGAAGGAAGAATCGCCAAGACGGCCAAGGAAAGCGCAATACGGAAGAGGACTTCCGGCTTGACAGCAGTATGCCGGAGGAAGATCGGGAGGCTGAACAATTCGAGCAGCTGGTTGGCCGCCATTTGCGGCAATGGGATGATTCCGTGATGCCGGATGTACCGTCACTCCAATCGCTGGAGCGTCTTGCGAGCGGTCACCGGAGCCGGTTAAAGGGGCGATTATGGCGCGACCTGCTGTTGTTCTGGATGGTCAGCGGCATGATCTTATCCGGACTTCTGCTGCTCGTGCAGCGCGATCTGAAGCTGTTTGTCATCGTGCAGGTTGTTGTTCTTATGGCAGCTTGCCTGTTTCTGGCCAGTTCGGCGGCCCGCAAGGAAGGACGAGGCAAATGGACGAGTTAA
- a CDS encoding PLD nuclease N-terminal domain-containing protein, whose translation MDQLTNPQLWAIIGPVVALQLLLMIIALVACVRAEETRGPRWMWVLIIIFGNLIGSILFFIFGRKGMS comes from the coding sequence ATGGATCAACTAACTAACCCGCAGCTGTGGGCCATTATCGGACCTGTAGTCGCTCTTCAGCTGCTGCTTATGATCATTGCGCTCGTTGCTTGCGTTCGTGCCGAAGAAACGCGCGGACCGCGCTGGATGTGGGTGCTCATCATTATATTCGGAAATCTGATCGGTTCCATTCTATTCTTTATCTTCGGAAGGAAGGGGATGTCATGA
- a CDS encoding ABC transporter ATP-binding protein, with translation MSGLLQVEGLTKSFAGSKAVDDIHFTIGEGRCMALLGPNGAGKTTTIRMIIGLLEPTSGSIAFRNQASGTDRRKQIGYLPQIPAFYGWMSGKEFLVYAGRLCGLSAREADARSKELLERVGIANAGKRRISGYSGGMKQRLGLAQALIHKPSLLVLDEPVSALDPIGRREVMALLSELKQETTVLFSTHVLHDAEELCDDVLIMREGKIAVYGAIDDIRDANRQPVLLLETEGDERSRQWLKEWLRNKPAYVQSAEEVDRGIRLVVNDVRTARRSLLAQLVEADVRVTKLEFGHTSLEDLFIKAVAR, from the coding sequence ATGAGCGGACTCTTGCAGGTCGAGGGGCTGACCAAGTCGTTTGCAGGCTCCAAGGCGGTGGACGATATTCATTTTACAATCGGCGAAGGTCGCTGCATGGCGCTGCTCGGTCCGAACGGAGCGGGCAAAACGACGACGATCCGGATGATCATCGGACTCCTGGAGCCCACCTCCGGCAGCATTGCTTTCCGGAATCAAGCGTCTGGAACAGACCGCCGCAAGCAGATCGGTTATTTGCCCCAAATCCCGGCTTTCTATGGCTGGATGAGCGGCAAGGAGTTTCTGGTTTACGCGGGCAGGCTTTGCGGCTTAAGCGCCAGAGAAGCGGATGCGCGCAGCAAAGAATTGCTGGAGCGGGTCGGAATCGCTAATGCCGGCAAGCGCCGTATCAGCGGTTACTCGGGCGGAATGAAGCAGCGTCTCGGGCTGGCGCAGGCGCTTATCCACAAGCCCAGTCTACTCGTGCTGGACGAGCCCGTATCCGCGCTTGATCCAATCGGCCGGCGCGAGGTCATGGCGCTGCTCTCCGAGCTCAAGCAGGAGACGACCGTCCTGTTCTCTACGCATGTGCTGCATGATGCCGAGGAGCTGTGCGACGATGTTCTTATCATGCGGGAAGGAAAGATTGCCGTCTATGGGGCGATCGATGATATTCGGGATGCTAACCGCCAGCCGGTGCTGCTTCTGGAGACGGAAGGAGACGAGCGTTCACGGCAATGGCTGAAGGAATGGCTGCGCAACAAGCCCGCTTATGTTCAATCGGCAGAAGAGGTTGACAGAGGCATTCGCCTTGTCGTGAACGACGTCCGCACGGCAAGACGCAGCCTGCTCGCTCAGCTTGTGGAAGCGGACGTACGTGTGACGAAGCTGGAGTTCGGACATACGTCGCTGGAGGACTTATTTATAAAGGCGGTGGCGAGATGA